The genomic region ATCTTCCTGGATGAGCCCTTCGCCGCCCTCGATCCGCCGACCAGGCAATCCATAACCGACGATATGGAAAGGATCATCCGTGAAACCGGGATTGCCGCCCTGCTGGTAACCCACGACGAGTCCGAAGCCCTGCGGTTGTCTGACCGGATTATGGTCATGCAGAACGGGAAGATCGTCCAGACCGGTCTTCCGGCTGAGGTGATGGACCGCCCGGTAAACCGGTTTGTGGCTAAATTCGTAGGCATGGAGAGCATCATACCGGGTACGGTCCTGACCAACACGGAGGGAACGGTCATCATCACCATTCACGGGGGGACCATAGAGGCCCTCGGAGAAAAGGGGCCGGGTGAAAAGGTCTTCTGTGGCATCCGGCCGGAAAACGTGGTGATCGACAGGTCTCCTCCGGATAACCCGATGAATTCCACCAATGTTTTTTCGGCCAGGATCGCCGGTATCGCCACGATCGGTCCCTTTCTGAAAGTCCATCTGGACTGCGGATTCCCTTTGGTTTCTTATGTGACCAGGGGGGCCTTCGCCAGGCTTAAACTCACCATAGGAGAAAAAATCTTCGCCTCTTTCAAGCCCACTGACGTCCATCTCATTTCCCAGAAAAATTAAAAAGATCCCTTGCCTTAATACTACAGCGACACTTTTCCCGTCATTCCCGAATGTCTTTATCGGGAATCCAGGTTTTTCCAGAAAATGAGAAAACCAAGTCCCTGGATTCCGGCTTAAAGCATGCCGGAATGACGGTTAATGGGCACATTAGCAAAAAAATACGCTGTAGTCTTAAATAATATGATATTATAAAAGTTATTTATTCCCGCCTCTACTCCCGGAATAACTCGTCCCGGCTAAAGGAGGGAGAGGGAACAATCCGGATCGAGAGACCGGATTCGGCATCAGGGCTGGAATGACCTTGATGGTCCAGACCTTGAATAAAGCTGAACGCCATTACCCGCAACAGGACAAAGGGGAAAAGGATGTACAACCCAGTCACCCCGACAGTTATTGAAGAACTTAAAAAAATCGTCGGACCGGATCATGTACTAATCGACGGGGAGCGGATCGAACCCTATAGCCATGATAAAGTCGTAGGCCTTAAGGCCGATCCGGAAGTGGCTGTCAAGGTCCGTTCCGGCGAGCAAATCAGTAAAATATTTCGACTGGCTCAGCGGGAGCGAATCCCGGTAACGCCAAGGGGTGCCGGCTTCGGTTTAAGCGGAGGCGCCGTACCTGTCCAGGGCGGAATCGTGCTTTCTGTAGAAAAGATGAACCGCATTTTGGAAATAGACCAAAAAAATTTAATGATCACCGTCGAGCCCGGAGTGATTACCGGTGATATTCACCGGGCCGTTGAAGCAGAAGGGCTTTTCTATCCGCCGGACCCGGCAAGCCTGGATTCCTGTTCCATTGGCGGAAACATCGCCGAAGACGCCGGCGGCCCGAGGGCCGTCAAATACGGGGTCACCAGGGGCTATGTTTGCGGACTGGAAGCCGTCCTTCCATCAGGGGAGATCATTCAGTTGGGAGGCAAGCTGGTAAAAAACGTCACCGGTTATAACCTGGTGCAACTGATCGTTGGTTCCGAGGGTACTCTGGCCGTTGTGACCAAAATTATCCTCCGGCTCATGCCCCTGCCCAAAGTTCAGATCGATCTGCTGGTGCCTTTTGATGACTTTCAGGCGGCAGCCGACACCGTGACCGATATCATTGCCCACCGGATCGTTCCCACCACCATTGAATTCATGGAGCAGGACAGCCTGAAAGCGGTAGAACGGCTGCTTAAAAAGGAATTTCCCTTTAATGATGCGGCGGCCCAACTCCTGATCCAGCTTGACGGCAACCATCAGGAGGCCGTTGAATCCGATGTGGAATCGGTCGGAGAACTTTGTCTGCACCATGGCGCCCGGGATGTTCTGGTGGCTAAGGACCGTCCGACCCGCCAGAGGTTATGGGAAGCCCGGCGAATGATCATTGAAGCCCTCAATTTTGAGAGCCCCGTTAACCATATGGAAGATGTGGTGGTACCCCGCTCTCAGATTCCTCCTCTTCTAAAAGGGATTAAAAAAATCGCTTCCGATTATTCTCTCCGGATCATCAATTTTGGACACGCCGGGGACGGAAATGTCCATGTCAATGTACTGAAAGACCAAACACCGGAGGAACGGTGGGCCGATCTCGTTCCGACGGTCTCAGAAAAGATATATCGTCTGACCCTGGCATTGGGCGGTACCATTACAGGGGAGCACGGCATAGGCTGTACGCGCCGGCGATTCCTGCCCCTGGCCCTGGACGACTCCCAGATTGCGCTGATGCGAGGGATAAAGGCCGTCTTTGACCCCAACCACATCTTAAATCCCGGCAAAATCTTTCCATAGATTCTTAAGATCTATCTTAATACCCAAATTTCAAATATCAGATGGCGATACCGGCAGGGTTCTTTTTTTATCTTTGGTTGCGGCAAGGCTGCGCTGTGTTATAATTAGTATCCATCCGGAAACTTAAATTTTCCAGATGGAGCAATCGGCCGTCAGCTTTTAGCTTTCAACAAAACCTTTTTAAAATGATTATTCACCGTACATGTCAGTTATGAGCTTTCGTAATTGAATGGCTTTGATATCGGACAACTTATCAATTTTATTTTGTAATCTTTGCTTGCTAATGGTGCGGATTTGGTCAACGGCAATTTCAGCATTTTTATTCGCGCATTTAATCTGGAGTCGAGTCCTCCATTGCGGGTGCAATTTTGAAGTTAATGGACAAACAACAACAGTTTCCAAGTAGTTATTCATTTCGTCTTGGCTAATTATGACGACGGGACGCACTTTTCTTATTTCGCTTCCAATGGTGGGGTTGAGATCAGCAAAATATATTTCGTACCTTTTAATATTCAAAGTCCTCATCCTCCAGACCGTCAAGGAGTGTTGTGTCAAAATCGTCCCAACGTTCTTTTTCATCAGCCATGGCTTTATACGTATCTTCCCAAGAAAGCCTGTTTTCTTCTTTATTCCGGAGAAGCAGTCCCCTGTCTGTTTCTTCTATCAAAAGGGAATTTTTTAGGCCATATTTTTGAAGGAGCGCCTTGGGTATTCGAACTCCTTTGGAATTTCCAATAGGGACCAGCTTAACATCTCTTGTTCGTATTTGATTTTCCATGGATTTTGCTCCTTATAGTTTGCCAAGTTGTTTTGTAACTATTGTAATTACATTTATTTGTGACGTCAAGCTCAGAATCAAATTATTTTTCAATATAGTCTTTGGAGGGCCTTATGAAAAACCAGCAGATCGCCAACCTGTTCAACGAAATGGCCGAGCTTTTGGAGCTCAAGGGAGAAAATGTCTTCCGGATCCGGGCCTACCGCCGGGCGGCCCAGAATATCGACGGTCTTCCGAAGGATGTGGCGCTCCTCTCCCGGGAGGAACTGGAGTCCATACCCGGCATCGGCAAGGATCTGGCCGGCAAGATCCACGAGTATTTAATCACCGGGAAGGTTGTCCGGCATGAGGAGTTGAAAAAAGAAATCCCTTCGGGGGTCCTGGAACTGCTTCAGGTCCCCGGCCTGGGTCCGAAGACCGCCAAGATGCTTTTCGAAGCAAAGGGGATTAAGGGTATCGATGAACTGGAAAACCTGACCCGGAGCGGAAAACTGGCCGGTCTGCCGGGTATCCAAAAAAAAACCGAAGAAAATATCTTAAAAGGCATTGAACTGATCAAGCGCGGGATGGACCGGCGGCCCCTGGGCCGGGTCCTGCCTCTGGCAGAGGACATCATCAGACGGGTGAAGGAGAGTGCACCGGTCGACCGGATCCAGGTGGCCGGGAGCATCCGACGGCGGAAAGAAACGGTCAATGACATCGATATCCTGATCACTTCGAAAAAGCCTGAGAAGGTCATGGAATTCTTTGTGAAACTCCCGCAGGTCAGTCGGGTCCTGATGCACGGACCGACCAAATCATCGGTCATCACCGACGAGGGAATCCAGGTGGATCTGCGGGTGGTGGAAGAGGATGCTTATGGCGCCGCCCTCCAATATTTCACCGGGAGCAAACAGCATAATATCAAGCTCCGGGAAATGGCCGTGCGGGTCGGACTGAAGATCAATGAGTACGGGGTATTCCGGGAACCGGGGGAAGAACGGATCGGCGGGGAAAAGGAAGAAGACGTTTACAAGGCCCTTAACCTGCCGCTGATTCCCGCCGAACTTCGGGAAGACCAGGGAGAAGTCGAAGCGGCCCAGGAGGGGAGGCTTCCCGACCTGGTGGCTATTGAAGACATCAAAGGCGACCTTCATGTTCATACTAAATGGTCCGATGGGAGCCATGATCTCGATACCATCGTCCAGGGGGCTCGAAAAAAAGGCTACCAGTACATCGCCATCACGGACCATACCAAAGGGCTCGGCGTGGCCCACGGCCTGGATGAAAAAAGACTGGCCGAGGAAATCAAGGCCATCGATGAAGCCAACAGGAAGCTTAGGGGCTTCAAAATATTAAAGGGAACGGAGGTGGATATCCGGTCGGACGGCAGCCTTGATTTGTCTGATGAGGCCCTCTCCGGACTCGACATCGTCGTGGCCTCCATCCACTCGGGCTTCCGGCAATCGGAGGAGCAGATTACCGGCCGAATCCTTTCGGCCATCCGGAACCCCTGCGTCAGTATCATCGCCCACCCCACGGGCCGGCTGATCGGGGAGCGCGACGCTTATGCCCTCGACATGGAGGCGGTGTTTAAGGAAGCGGCCCGGTACGGTGTGGCCATGGAGATCAACGCCTATCCCCTCCGTCTCGATTTGAATGACCTGCACCTCAGGATGGCCAAGGATTATGGGGTATCCGTGGTCATCAGCACCGATACCCATTTGATCAGCCAGTTTGACTTCATGACCTACGGGGTGTCCGTGGCCCGCCGGGGATGGGTGGAAAAAAAGGATGTTCTGAATACCCTGGAGTATGACGCCCTTATCAGGAGACTCAAAACGTGTAAGGCCGGGAAAGCTAAGCGCGGCCGATGAACGAAAAATCGGTAACGATGGCAGGATCAGAGGATTCAAGGAAAAACCTCTTGATCCTTTCCATTATGGCTTTTCGCTATCGCCTATCGCATCGAGCCTCTCACCTAAATTTTTCATTGGGGTTCAAGGGCCTTGACCAAGCCGCGGATCATGGTGTTGTAGGGGGTGGCCAGGCCGGCCTGCACCCCGTACTCCACGATCTTGCCGTTAATGTAATCGATTTCCGTCCGGCGGCCGGCCTCGATGTCCTGCAGCATAGAGGGCTTGTGGTTGCCGGCGGTCTTGATATAATTAATGCAGTAGGGGTAGAAATCCGACCCCAGGGCAAATTCATTGGCCCGGGCCACAGCCACCCCTTCTTTGATCAGGGCATCGACCAGGTTGAAGAGGATGGGGTCGACGATGGTCTCGACCATAGTCTTGCGGGTTACGGCACAGATGGGGTTCATGCAGGCATTGAGGACGGCCTTGCGCCAGACCATATTTTTAATCTGGTCGGTATGCTCGGTGTCCAGTCCGCACTCCGTAAAGACCTCACAGATCCCCTGGGCGGCCTCCCTGGACCGGGGGTCGAGCTCCTGGAGAAAATGGGGGCGATGATGAAAGGCAATCCGGACATGGGCCGGTCCTAAGGGGACACAGCCGTAATTGACCACGCCCCGCATAACCGATTTAGGACCTAAATTTTGGGCCAGAACCAGTTCGGTATCGATGCCGTTTTGCCAGCTCACCACATAACGTCCCTCGGCGACAAAGCCCTCGAGGGCCGAGGCGATCAGAGGCAGGGCCGTAGCCTTGACGGTAACGATAATCACATCGGGGGGATCATTGACCAGGTCATCAATGCGGGTTGTGGTCCTGGCCACCTTGATTTGCAGGGTATCGGCCCCTTCGATGATGATGCCCGGATCTAAAGCCGGTCCGAGCAGACCCGGCACCACGTCGCATAAGGTTACCGCATACCCGCCCCTGGTGAGGAAGGCGGCGACGATGGCCCCCACAGGGCCGGCGCCAATGACGGCAAATCTTTTTGGACGATAACTGCTGCTGGCTTTCATAGTTACCCCCATGGCTTTAACCGTGTAATCCGTGAAATCCCTGCCAAAAAATTATTTTCGACCTAAACCGCCATGCCACGATAGTGGCGTGGTACCACGAAGAATGAAAATGTCTTTCGCCGACCCCTGACCCCCGATCCCTGAACGCTATTTTCGTATTAACCCCTTTACACTAAGGTCCCGGCGAAAATCAACTGCCATTTTCGAGAATACCCAGGGTCGCGGCATCCAGGAGTTTGATGCCGTTGCCTTGCAATATCTCGATGGCCCGGTCATTATCACTGAAGCGGAAGACCAGGACTGCCTTTCCGGATGCGGTTCCGGTTCCGGCCAAAGAATACATGTATTCCACATTCACCTGGGCTTCCTTAAAGAGATAGAGTACCTTGGCCAGACTGCCGGGGGTATCTTCTATCTCGGCAACGATGACGTCATCGACACGGGCCGGAAAATGTTTCTCCATGATCACCCTGCGAGCCGTGGAAAGGTCGGAGACAACAATCCGCAGCACTCCGAAGTCCGAGGTGTCACAAATGCTCAGGGTTCTCAAATTGAGACCGGCCGAGGCCAATGCCTGGGTGGCTTCATACAAACGGCCGGGGGCGTTTTCCAGGAAAATGGATAATTGCTTCAATTTCATTAGAACCTCCCTTGCCGATGGACAGTGATGATTCAATCTTAAAAAAATAATACCCTAATCTTGGATTTTCGTCAAAACAAAAACCCTATTATTCTTTCCTTGTTTTCAGAGGAAAAAGGAGATAATAATAAAATCCAGTTAACATTGAAGGGTTTTCAAAAGGAGGAAAACAGATAATGGGAAGATTAGATGGAAAAGTAACGGTCATTACCGGCGGAACCAGCGGTATTGGAGAGGCGACGGCCGAGGTCTTTGCCGCTGAGGGCGCCAGGGTCATTATCGCCGGAAGGTCAGAGGCCAAAGGGGCCGCCATCGCCGACCGTTTGGGTAAGAACGTCATTTATCAACGGACTGATGTCATCAACGATGGAGAAATAAAAGCCTTGATCGATCAAACCGTCGATCGTTTCGGGCGTTTGGACTGTTTGTTCAATAACGCCGGCGGACCCAGCCGGGGCACCCTGGAGAGCATAACCTCGGAGGATTTTGTTTATAGCATGAATTTGTTGTTAGGGAGCGTCGTCTTCGGAATCAAGTACGCCACGCCGGTGATGAAAGCCCAGGGTTCGGGATGCATCATCAACACCTCCAGCGTCGCCGCCATCAGGGTGGGTCAGGGCCAATATCTTTACAGTGCGGCTAAGGCGGCCGTAACCAACCTCACCAGGCTGGCCGGAGTCGAGCTCGGCCCCTTTGGCATTCGGGTGAACTGTATCTCCCCGGGGGCCATTGCCACACCGATCTTTTGGGGCGGGTCTGAAGTGGCCAATGCCCTCGACCCGGAGGTCAATGAACGGAAGATGGAAAAACTGAAAAAAAACCTGGCCAAGGCCACCCCTTTGAGGACGGCCGGTCTGGCTCATGACATCGCCACAGCGGCCCTTTTTTTAGCCAGCGAAGAGGGCCGATTCGTCAACTGTCACGACCTGGTGGTAGACGGCGGGAGGACCGCACTTTTTAACGAAGCCTCCTGATAGGAGAAGAGATGAAACGAAAGGCCTCCAGTTCCATAGTCCGGGAAATCATGGCCCAATTTGCCGATCGAACCGGGCTGTCCCCGGCCGGGAAGGTTCCCCGGCGCTACTTATGGACCGATGCCTTCGCCGTCTGCAACTTTCTGGAACTCTATCGGCAAACCGCAGAGGCCGATTACCAGCTTCTCGCTTTGCGACTTATCGATCAGGTCCATACCCAGCTCGGCCGGCACCGCCAGGATGATTCCCGTACCGGCTGGATCAGCGGCCTGGATGAGCAGGAGGGCAAAAGACACCCTACCAGAGGGGGGTTGCGGATCGGCAAGGTCATGAGGGAACGAAAGGCGGCCGAGCCCATTGACGAAAGACTGGAATGGGACAGGGACGGCCAGTACTTTCATTATCTAACCAAATGGATGCACGCCCTCAATTGCACCAGCCGGGTCACCGGTGATTCCAGGTATAATGAATGGGCCATCGAGCTCGCCAAAACAGCCCAGGCCAGATTTTCCTACGTTCCACCGTCCGGGGGCCGGAAACGGATGGTCTGGAAAATGAGCATCGACCTTTCCTATCCCCTCGTTCCCTCCATGGGACACCATGACCCGCTCGATGGCTATATCACGTTCCATGAACTTCAGGCCACGACGGAAAAATTATTTGAAAAAACCTCCTGGACCGACCTGGCGGCGGAGATCACCGACCTGGCCGGTATCTCCGCCGGAACGGACTGGACCACCGATGATCCTCTGGGTATCGGTGGTCTTTTGTTCGATGCCGGTCGGGTGGCCCAATTGATGGTCCGCGGTTTTTTTAAACAATCCGATCTGCTCGGGATATTACTGGATGCTTCCCTCAAGGGTCTTGAATCCTATGCCCGGCAGGGTCATTTAAAATACCCGGCGGAATACCGACTGGCCTTCCGGGAATTAGGCCTGTCCATCGGATTGCATGCCTTGGAAAAATTACCGGAAATGTTTCAGGATAATCCCAGCCTATTTGAAAAAACAGTATCACTTTCCCACCAAATCGAATCTTTAAGGCAATTTTCCCCGCTGATTGAAGCGATTGAAAAATTCTGGCTTGAACCGGACAACCAGGCCAGCAGTATCTGGAAGGACCATCAGGATATCAATATGGTGATGTTAGCCACCAGCCTGGCCCCTGACGGCTTCCTGACCATTTAGTTCGAAAAAATCGATACCGTGCAGGACTTGGTATCCCCGGCCTTGTCCCCGCCCATGCAATGGGCCAGACCGATTCGGGCCCCCTCGACTTGACGGGCTCCGGCCTCCTGGCGGAGTTGGGTGATAATTTCGCAGATCTGGACCACCCCGGTGGCCGCCACCGGATGCCCCCGGCTCAAAAGACCCCCGGAGACGTTTACCGGAATCCGTCCACCCAGGGCGGTCTGACCACCTAAGACCATCCTTCCCCCTTCACCGGGCGGACATAACCCCAGGGCCTCATAGTGGAGAATTTCGGAGATGGTGAAGGCGTCATGGCATTCCACCACGTCCAGATCCTCCGGTCCGATCCCGGCTTTTTCATAGGCCAGGCGGCAGCCCCGGTAGTCCGTCTCCCAAAGGGTCATATTTTGCGGGCTCTCATAACTGCCGGTGCACAAAGTGGCTGCATTGATAGAGACGGCCCGGCGGTTGGACCCGGCCAGGGAATTGGAGCCGAGGACCACAGCAGCCGCCCCGTCGGCAATGGGACAGCATTGCAATCGGGTCAGAGGATCGACAATCATCGGGGCGGCCAGGACTTCCTCCAGGGTGATCGGTTTCCGGAAATAGGCCAGGGGATTCATCCCGGCATGGCGACGATTTTTAACGGCCACGGCGGCTAATTGTTCGGCGCTGGTGCCGAATTCATGGCTATGGCGAACGGCCCGGAGGGCAAAGCTGGCCGGGGCTACCAGACCGAGCTGCGTATCCAGTTCGGTCTCCCCGGAATTAATAAGGCCGAATTCTGGGACGCACATCTTCTCGGCTCCGACGACCAGGGCCGCTTCCGCCTGGCCGGAGGCAATGGCATTATAGGCCAGATAAAAAGCCGTGGAGCCGGAGGTGCAGGCGTTTTCCACATTAACAACCGGTATCTTATTGATGCCGATTTCCCAGAAGATGTTTTGTCCGATAGTGCCGTCACCGAATAATCTTCCGGCCAGGACATTGGCAAAAAAGCCGGCTTCTACTTGCCCGGGCCTGATGCCGGCGTCCTTGACGGCCAGATAGGCGGATTGGACGGCCATTTCCACCACGGTCTGTTCCGGATGTTTGCCGAAGGGGATGATCCCGATCCCCAGAACCGCTACTGAAGCCATATACAAATCCTTGTCATTTTTTTTTTTCCTGCGGGGTGAAATAGGGGCGTAAACGTGGCGAACCGCGGCCATCGTGACCTAATGGATCCACAGCCAGGCGCATGGGTAAACCTATTCGCAGCCGCTCTATGGCCTTGGGGTCCAGGAGACCAAAAATCCGCAGGTCCTTTCCTTTCAAATCGATATAGCCGACGGAGTAGGGCTGGGGTAACCCTAAAGGGGGTTTGGTCCGGATGACCGTAAAACTATACAAAGTCCCTTCCGACCCGAGATCAGTTTCTTCGACCCCGCCCAGGCAGCGGCGACAAAATTTAGGCCTCGGAAAAGAGTAGTCCCCACAGGCCGGGCAAAATCCTCCCAACAACCGCGGCGGAGCCTGATGGTATGGCGGCGGGGTAAAGATCCCCGGAAAGAAG from Deltaproteobacteria bacterium harbors:
- a CDS encoding TOBE domain-containing protein; translated protein: IFLDEPFAALDPPTRQSITDDMERIIRETGIAALLVTHDESEALRLSDRIMVMQNGKIVQTGLPAEVMDRPVNRFVAKFVGMESIIPGTVLTNTEGTVIITIHGGTIEALGEKGPGEKVFCGIRPENVVIDRSPPDNPMNSTNVFSARIAGIATIGPFLKVHLDCGFPLVSYVTRGAFARLKLTIGEKIFASFKPTDVHLISQKN
- a CDS encoding AbrB/MazE/SpoVT family DNA-binding domain-containing protein — translated: MENQIRTRDVKLVPIGNSKGVRIPKALLQKYGLKNSLLIEETDRGLLLRNKEENRLSWEDTYKAMADEKERWDDFDTTLLDGLEDEDFEY
- a CDS encoding 2-dehydropantoate 2-reductase codes for the protein MKASSSYRPKRFAVIGAGPVGAIVAAFLTRGGYAVTLCDVVPGLLGPALDPGIIIEGADTLQIKVARTTTRIDDLVNDPPDVIIVTVKATALPLIASALEGFVAEGRYVVSWQNGIDTELVLAQNLGPKSVMRGVVNYGCVPLGPAHVRIAFHHRPHFLQELDPRSREAAQGICEVFTECGLDTEHTDQIKNMVWRKAVLNACMNPICAVTRKTMVETIVDPILFNLVDALIKEGVAVARANEFALGSDFYPYCINYIKTAGNHKPSMLQDIEAGRRTEIDYINGKIVEYGVQAGLATPYNTMIRGLVKALEPQ
- a CDS encoding type II toxin-antitoxin system PemK/MazF family toxin, whose product is MNIKRYEIYFADLNPTIGSEIRKVRPVVIISQDEMNNYLETVVVCPLTSKLHPQWRTRLQIKCANKNAEIAVDQIRTISKQRLQNKIDKLSDIKAIQLRKLITDMYGE
- the polX gene encoding DNA polymerase/3'-5' exonuclease PolX; translated protein: MKNQQIANLFNEMAELLELKGENVFRIRAYRRAAQNIDGLPKDVALLSREELESIPGIGKDLAGKIHEYLITGKVVRHEELKKEIPSGVLELLQVPGLGPKTAKMLFEAKGIKGIDELENLTRSGKLAGLPGIQKKTEENILKGIELIKRGMDRRPLGRVLPLAEDIIRRVKESAPVDRIQVAGSIRRRKETVNDIDILITSKKPEKVMEFFVKLPQVSRVLMHGPTKSSVITDEGIQVDLRVVEEDAYGAALQYFTGSKQHNIKLREMAVRVGLKINEYGVFREPGEERIGGEKEEDVYKALNLPLIPAELREDQGEVEAAQEGRLPDLVAIEDIKGDLHVHTKWSDGSHDLDTIVQGARKKGYQYIAITDHTKGLGVAHGLDEKRLAEEIKAIDEANRKLRGFKILKGTEVDIRSDGSLDLSDEALSGLDIVVASIHSGFRQSEEQITGRILSAIRNPCVSIIAHPTGRLIGERDAYALDMEAVFKEAARYGVAMEINAYPLRLDLNDLHLRMAKDYGVSVVISTDTHLISQFDFMTYGVSVARRGWVEKKDVLNTLEYDALIRRLKTCKAGKAKRGR
- a CDS encoding SDR family oxidoreductase, whose product is MMGRLDGKVTVITGGTSGIGEATAEVFAAEGARVIIAGRSEAKGAAIADRLGKNVIYQRTDVINDGEIKALIDQTVDRFGRLDCLFNNAGGPSRGTLESITSEDFVYSMNLLLGSVVFGIKYATPVMKAQGSGCIINTSSVAAIRVGQGQYLYSAAKAAVTNLTRLAGVELGPFGIRVNCISPGAIATPIFWGGSEVANALDPEVNERKMEKLKKNLAKATPLRTAGLAHDIATAALFLASEEGRFVNCHDLVVDGGRTALFNEAS
- a CDS encoding thiolase family protein; translation: MASVAVLGIGIIPFGKHPEQTVVEMAVQSAYLAVKDAGIRPGQVEAGFFANVLAGRLFGDGTIGQNIFWEIGINKIPVVNVENACTSGSTAFYLAYNAIASGQAEAALVVGAEKMCVPEFGLINSGETELDTQLGLVAPASFALRAVRHSHEFGTSAEQLAAVAVKNRRHAGMNPLAYFRKPITLEEVLAAPMIVDPLTRLQCCPIADGAAAVVLGSNSLAGSNRRAVSINAATLCTGSYESPQNMTLWETDYRGCRLAYEKAGIGPEDLDVVECHDAFTISEILHYEALGLCPPGEGGRMVLGGQTALGGRIPVNVSGGLLSRGHPVAATGVVQICEIITQLRQEAGARQVEGARIGLAHCMGGDKAGDTKSCTVSIFSN
- a CDS encoding FAD-binding protein, coding for MYNPVTPTVIEELKKIVGPDHVLIDGERIEPYSHDKVVGLKADPEVAVKVRSGEQISKIFRLAQRERIPVTPRGAGFGLSGGAVPVQGGIVLSVEKMNRILEIDQKNLMITVEPGVITGDIHRAVEAEGLFYPPDPASLDSCSIGGNIAEDAGGPRAVKYGVTRGYVCGLEAVLPSGEIIQLGGKLVKNVTGYNLVQLIVGSEGTLAVVTKIILRLMPLPKVQIDLLVPFDDFQAAADTVTDIIAHRIVPTTIEFMEQDSLKAVERLLKKEFPFNDAAAQLLIQLDGNHQEAVESDVESVGELCLHHGARDVLVAKDRPTRQRLWEARRMIIEALNFESPVNHMEDVVVPRSQIPPLLKGIKKIASDYSLRIINFGHAGDGNVHVNVLKDQTPEERWADLVPTVSEKIYRLTLALGGTITGEHGIGCTRRRFLPLALDDSQIALMRGIKAVFDPNHILNPGKIFP
- a CDS encoding amino acid-binding protein, whose product is MKLKQLSIFLENAPGRLYEATQALASAGLNLRTLSICDTSDFGVLRIVVSDLSTARRVIMEKHFPARVDDVIVAEIEDTPGSLAKVLYLFKEAQVNVEYMYSLAGTGTASGKAVLVFRFSDNDRAIEILQGNGIKLLDAATLGILENGS
- a CDS encoding OB-fold domain-containing protein, yielding MESEIVDHISPFFPGIFTPPPYHQAPPRLLGGFCPACGDYSFPRPKFCRRCLGGVEETDLGSEGTLYSFTVIRTKPPLGLPQPYSVGYIDLKGKDLRIFGLLDPKAIERLRIGLPMRLAVDPLGHDGRGSPRLRPYFTPQEKKK